The following proteins are encoded in a genomic region of Blastopirellula marina:
- a CDS encoding transketolase yields MEMTQKKKLQQISANIRRWILNCTNRAGSGHPTSSMSAVELMVALFFDGHFRYDIDHPRHYNNDRLIFSKGHASPLFYALWCAADAVDEDDLMTYRRFDSVFEGHPTSRFRYTEAATGSLGQGLSIGVGMAMSGKYVDEIPFRTYVLIGDSELAEGSQWEAMQIASEYQLDNLVGILDVNRLGQRGPTMQGHNLNVYQKRIEAFGWNTVIVPEGHNLSEISEAYQQAKRCKDRPTMIIAHTIKGKGVSFLEDKNGWHGKALDDEQLKQALKEIEEVPTDLRGELKPPQEVNFPVLERSQPEELKYEIGEKIATRTAYGNAVARLGDKFSNMVILDGEVSNSTRAEFFQEQFPERYFEMYIAEQNMVGAALGMALREKMPFVSTFAAFFSRAFDQIRMSPYSGANVKFVGSHAGVEIGQDGPSQMGLEDIAMFRSVLGSTVLYPSDAVSTERCVEQMANRCGIAYLRTTRGKLPVLYGRDERFPIGGSKVLRRSNDDQVTLIAAGVTLHEALSAADELGRSGVSVRVIDLYSVKPLDVETLKAAARETSLLVTIEDHFAAGGIGETVCGALSDTSITIRSLCVSMRPRSGTTEQLLDQQGISAGKIVEAVKESITSMTHSWQ; encoded by the coding sequence ATGGAAATGACACAAAAGAAAAAGCTTCAACAAATCTCCGCGAACATTCGACGGTGGATATTGAACTGCACCAACCGGGCTGGATCAGGGCATCCTACCTCCTCCATGTCAGCTGTTGAACTGATGGTGGCTCTCTTCTTTGACGGGCACTTCCGGTACGACATCGATCACCCGCGTCATTACAACAACGACCGACTGATCTTCTCGAAGGGACATGCTTCACCGCTCTTCTACGCATTGTGGTGTGCGGCAGATGCCGTTGATGAAGACGACCTGATGACTTATCGCCGATTCGACAGCGTATTTGAAGGCCATCCCACTTCGCGATTTCGATACACGGAAGCAGCGACTGGTTCGCTTGGTCAAGGACTGTCGATCGGCGTGGGAATGGCGATGAGCGGCAAGTATGTCGATGAGATCCCGTTTCGCACATATGTCCTGATTGGGGACAGCGAGCTGGCCGAAGGCTCGCAATGGGAAGCGATGCAAATTGCCAGTGAGTATCAGCTAGATAACTTGGTTGGTATTCTCGATGTCAATCGCTTGGGGCAACGCGGTCCGACGATGCAAGGGCATAACCTGAATGTCTATCAAAAGCGGATTGAAGCTTTCGGCTGGAACACGGTCATCGTTCCTGAAGGACATAACCTGAGTGAGATCAGCGAAGCCTACCAGCAAGCAAAAAGATGCAAAGACCGTCCGACGATGATTATTGCCCACACGATCAAAGGAAAAGGTGTTTCGTTTCTGGAAGACAAGAATGGCTGGCATGGTAAGGCACTCGACGATGAGCAACTCAAGCAAGCCCTGAAAGAAATCGAAGAAGTGCCTACGGATCTGCGAGGCGAATTGAAACCACCGCAAGAAGTCAATTTTCCTGTCTTGGAGCGTAGTCAACCAGAAGAGTTGAAATATGAGATAGGCGAAAAGATAGCCACACGAACTGCGTACGGTAATGCCGTCGCGCGGTTGGGGGATAAGTTCTCGAATATGGTGATTCTCGACGGGGAAGTGTCGAACTCGACGCGCGCGGAGTTCTTCCAAGAGCAATTCCCCGAACGCTATTTCGAGATGTATATAGCCGAACAAAACATGGTTGGTGCGGCACTCGGGATGGCTCTCCGCGAGAAGATGCCGTTCGTCTCGACGTTCGCCGCGTTCTTCTCGCGTGCTTTCGATCAGATTCGTATGTCTCCTTATTCCGGAGCGAACGTTAAGTTCGTTGGATCGCACGCTGGGGTCGAAATTGGGCAAGACGGCCCTTCGCAAATGGGGTTGGAAGATATAGCCATGTTCCGCTCTGTGCTTGGTTCGACTGTCCTTTATCCTAGCGACGCCGTTTCCACGGAACGGTGTGTCGAGCAAATGGCCAATCGCTGTGGAATTGCATACCTTCGCACAACGCGTGGTAAGCTTCCTGTTCTGTATGGCCGAGATGAACGCTTCCCGATCGGCGGTAGCAAGGTTCTGCGTCGATCGAATGATGATCAAGTGACATTGATCGCCGCAGGCGTGACTCTTCATGAGGCACTTTCTGCGGCCGACGAGTTGGGGCGTTCTGGGGTATCGGTCCGAGTGATCGACCTCTATTCGGTAAAACCGCTCGACGTCGAGACGTTAAAGGCCGCGGCTCGTGAAACCAGTCTATTGGTGACCATCGAAGATCACTTTGCTGCTGGCGGAATCGGTGAAACCGTATGCGGGGCGTTGTCCGACACCTCAATTACGATTCGGTCATTGTGCGTGAGCATGCGACCGAGAAGTGGTACGACAGAACAGCTTCTCGATCAGCAGGGTATCTCGGCAGGAAAGATTGTTGAAGCGGTAAAAGAGTCCATTACGTCAATGACGCATAGTTGGCAGTAA
- a CDS encoding DEAD/DEAH box helicase, with protein MTPDISFPSIRFRGQLRPSQLQVRDVAAQQLAQGERQLHIVAPPGSGKTVVGLYLWAELIKRPALVLSPNSAIQSQWAARTDLFESNVPVSMMVSTDAKEPKLLTSLTYQAVTLPRRGDDGLDHAAMSLWEDRLIEKGQAQDPAEAKVWIRDLKRHNRDYYDQRLSAYRKQVRDEAGLAGESFEMLHQSCLQTWKRLREADVGLLILDECHHLVGHWGRVLSDAMESLDDAIVIGLTATPPDGDGKIPADFERYTQFLGPIDHDVPVPAVVRDGFLAPYQDLAYFVRPSEAELRFVAQADDHLQEILELVCNKPSDESSEETKFPSETTAVSQPEPEVEEQDVPLLHHVGGTEAVFQEEDPFADLIPVSVPLVKTEPESKTEVVETVDEAPRVKALVPWLLQTLETRRHATSTFKTWSSFHRRDPEFADAARVFLQIRKIDLPPEVPPVVIEVPLDEVPQIPVVIPVLDRYVRHALRRSANAEDRALSEKVISGLRMLGVQITETGCQACASPVGRVLAYSSEKAKALLPILTAEMAALGDTIRAVVVTDFEKTSATISEVEHLLSSEAGGAIAAFRVLVSDPKLDELDPVLVTGSSVLVDDDLAQRFEAAAKEWLSNAGYEATLTFEEEVGFHVVSGSGRDWCPRVYVEMITELFQRGLTKCLVGTRGLLGEGWDANKINVLVDLTTVTTSMTVRQLRGRSFRLDPVVPEKLANNWDVVCIAPEFSKGLDDYARFIKKHQNIFGVTDDAMIEKGVGHVHPALTELRPELLEGSVRELNRDMLDRVALRQETRDLWKIGTPYQGEPSHTLEMRVNESPREEGGFPPFSGANEPWSSDSLVQAIGEAIARTMVELKLLKSPPEVVARTRAGGYVRVMLEDATSEDSRMFVTALHEALGPLNRPRYIIPRKLKFVRTTWLSRMLPHMLGQYLEKSEDRTVMVHAVPNVLAKNKETVEVYEQYWNEFVSPGFPVFALRGEGESLMRDALKKGMSPEGDFHEKEIFR; from the coding sequence ATGACGCCTGATATCTCGTTCCCTTCCATCCGGTTCCGCGGTCAGTTGCGGCCGTCGCAGTTGCAAGTGCGTGACGTCGCGGCACAGCAACTAGCTCAGGGGGAACGGCAGCTACACATCGTCGCTCCGCCTGGTTCGGGCAAGACGGTGGTGGGGCTTTATCTGTGGGCCGAATTGATTAAGCGGCCTGCCTTGGTGCTAAGTCCCAACTCGGCGATTCAATCGCAATGGGCGGCCAGGACGGATCTGTTCGAGTCGAACGTGCCCGTTTCGATGATGGTCAGCACTGATGCGAAGGAACCGAAGCTACTTACGTCGCTCACCTACCAGGCTGTTACCCTGCCCCGCCGCGGAGACGATGGGCTCGATCATGCAGCGATGTCGTTATGGGAAGATCGCTTGATCGAAAAAGGTCAGGCCCAAGATCCAGCCGAAGCGAAGGTGTGGATTCGCGATTTGAAGCGGCACAATCGCGACTACTACGACCAGCGTCTGTCCGCCTACCGCAAGCAAGTCCGCGACGAAGCTGGCTTAGCCGGCGAATCGTTTGAGATGCTGCATCAATCGTGTCTGCAAACCTGGAAGCGGCTGCGTGAGGCAGACGTCGGACTATTGATCCTGGACGAGTGTCACCATTTGGTCGGTCACTGGGGACGCGTGCTGTCCGACGCGATGGAGTCGCTGGACGATGCGATCGTGATCGGTCTGACGGCAACACCACCAGATGGTGACGGAAAGATCCCGGCCGACTTCGAACGTTACACCCAGTTCCTCGGTCCGATCGACCACGACGTGCCCGTTCCGGCGGTCGTGCGAGACGGGTTTCTTGCTCCGTACCAAGACCTCGCTTACTTCGTTCGCCCTTCGGAAGCCGAACTCCGCTTCGTTGCCCAGGCCGACGATCATCTGCAAGAGATCTTGGAACTGGTCTGCAACAAGCCTTCCGACGAATCGAGCGAGGAGACGAAGTTCCCGTCCGAGACGACCGCCGTCAGTCAGCCGGAGCCGGAAGTCGAAGAGCAGGACGTTCCCCTATTGCACCATGTTGGCGGGACGGAGGCCGTTTTCCAGGAAGAAGATCCGTTCGCCGATCTCATTCCGGTAAGCGTACCGTTAGTGAAAACAGAGCCGGAGTCGAAGACCGAAGTCGTCGAAACGGTGGACGAAGCCCCGCGTGTGAAAGCCCTCGTGCCGTGGCTGTTGCAAACACTGGAAACGCGCCGTCACGCGACAAGCACGTTCAAGACCTGGTCGTCGTTTCATCGTCGAGATCCAGAATTCGCCGATGCTGCGCGGGTCTTCCTGCAAATCCGTAAGATCGATCTGCCACCTGAGGTCCCGCCGGTGGTTATCGAAGTGCCTTTGGACGAAGTACCACAGATCCCGGTGGTGATCCCGGTGCTCGATCGTTACGTCCGCCACGCCCTCCGGCGTTCCGCCAACGCAGAAGATCGGGCATTATCCGAGAAGGTAATCTCCGGTCTTAGGATGCTGGGCGTCCAGATCACTGAAACCGGTTGCCAGGCCTGTGCTTCGCCGGTCGGTCGAGTGTTGGCGTACAGCAGCGAAAAAGCAAAGGCCCTGCTTCCGATCCTGACAGCCGAAATGGCCGCGCTAGGCGATACGATTCGGGCCGTTGTCGTGACCGACTTCGAGAAGACTTCGGCTACCATCTCGGAGGTTGAGCATCTGCTGAGCAGCGAAGCTGGCGGTGCGATCGCGGCGTTTCGCGTTTTGGTTAGCGACCCTAAGCTGGACGAACTCGATCCGGTGCTGGTCACCGGGAGTAGTGTGCTGGTCGATGACGACTTAGCTCAACGATTTGAAGCTGCTGCGAAGGAGTGGCTATCCAACGCGGGCTACGAGGCGACACTTACGTTTGAAGAAGAGGTTGGCTTCCATGTCGTCAGCGGGAGTGGCCGCGATTGGTGCCCGCGAGTTTACGTCGAGATGATTACCGAGTTGTTCCAACGCGGCCTCACCAAGTGTTTAGTTGGCACACGTGGGCTTCTGGGAGAAGGCTGGGATGCGAACAAAATCAACGTGTTGGTCGATCTGACGACGGTTACCACCAGCATGACGGTGCGGCAACTACGCGGAAGGTCTTTTCGACTCGATCCGGTGGTCCCGGAGAAATTAGCCAATAACTGGGACGTCGTGTGCATCGCACCCGAGTTTAGCAAAGGGCTCGACGATTATGCTCGGTTTATCAAGAAGCATCAAAACATCTTTGGGGTGACCGATGACGCAATGATCGAGAAGGGCGTCGGCCACGTCCACCCTGCGTTGACCGAACTGCGCCCAGAGCTATTGGAAGGCTCGGTCCGGGAACTAAATCGCGATATGCTAGACCGCGTCGCACTGCGGCAAGAGACACGCGACTTGTGGAAAATTGGGACGCCCTATCAAGGTGAACCAAGCCACACGCTCGAGATGCGCGTTAACGAGTCGCCCCGCGAAGAAGGTGGCTTCCCGCCGTTCTCTGGGGCAAACGAACCGTGGTCGAGCGATTCGCTGGTGCAAGCGATCGGTGAAGCAATCGCCCGGACGATGGTCGAGTTGAAGCTGCTTAAATCACCCCCGGAGGTGGTCGCCCGCACTCGTGCCGGCGGTTATGTGCGTGTGATGCTGGAAGACGCGACGTCGGAAGACAGTCGGATGTTTGTCACGGCCTTGCACGAAGCACTCGGTCCGCTGAATCGACCCCGTTACATCATTCCGCGGAAGCTGAAGTTTGTCCGAACCACATGGCTCTCGCGGATGTTGCCGCACATGCTCGGGCAGTATCTGGAGAAGAGTGAAGATCGCACCGTAATGGTTCACGCCGTGCCGAATGTCTTGGCCAAGAACAAGGAAACGGTCGAAGTCTACGAGCAATACTGGAATGAATTCGTCAGCCCTGGCTTTCCCGTGTTTGCCCTGCGTGGCGAAGGCGAGTCACTCATGCGAGACGCATTGAAGAAAGGGATGAGTCCGGAAGGGGACTTTCACGAGAAAGAAATCTTCCGCTAA
- a CDS encoding DUF1559 domain-containing protein has translation MEVKTLRRHEKKPGKFSLQTLMASIAVVAVLCYGVNKIRQRTYGHFSHDRKSHAQQDAKMIALGLFINQTANPSGVANQYDSAGRPMHSWRVLLLPELERTDLFNQYDFNQPWDSPHNLKLVDKMPHCFASPFWQDEEANRKGLTPYRTIWSGEDNATERLGDWGEMFSPENRPIVIQDFANPVPWTKPDGIMLDQILARTTLDDPRMNGTLFIFTDGSVKVVAEEDRGRLEVLASEALGKSAFDRKD, from the coding sequence ATGGAAGTTAAAACATTGCGGCGACACGAAAAAAAGCCTGGCAAGTTCAGTTTGCAGACCTTGATGGCCTCCATCGCGGTCGTGGCCGTGTTGTGTTATGGGGTCAACAAAATTCGGCAGAGGACATACGGGCATTTCAGTCACGATCGAAAGTCACACGCCCAACAAGACGCAAAGATGATTGCCCTTGGGCTTTTTATTAACCAAACAGCAAACCCCTCAGGCGTTGCTAATCAATATGATTCTGCAGGACGCCCAATGCACTCGTGGCGTGTGCTCCTTCTACCAGAGCTCGAACGAACGGACTTGTTCAATCAGTACGATTTCAACCAGCCATGGGATAGTCCCCACAATCTTAAGCTGGTCGATAAAATGCCCCACTGTTTCGCAAGTCCCTTCTGGCAGGACGAAGAGGCGAATCGAAAAGGGCTGACCCCGTATCGAACGATTTGGAGTGGAGAAGACAATGCCACGGAACGTCTAGGAGATTGGGGAGAAATGTTTAGCCCGGAAAACCGACCGATCGTCATACAAGACTTTGCCAATCCCGTTCCATGGACCAAGCCCGACGGAATCATGCTCGATCAAATCCTCGCTCGGACAACCTTGGACGACCCCCGCATGAACGGAACGCTTTTTATTTTTACTGACGGCAGTGTCAAGGTGGTTGCCGAGGAAGACCGCGGGCGACTGGAAGTACTGGCATCCGAGGCGTTAGGAAAGAGTGCCTTTGATCGCAAAGATTGA
- a CDS encoding protein-L-isoaspartate(D-aspartate) O-methyltransferase, which translates to MDLKFQREAMLDQLKERGVDDLRVLAAMRTVPREAFVLENFRDDAYRDSALPLTHKQTISQPYIVALMAQALELKPTDHVLEIGTGSGYAAAVLAQLSREVYTVERVGDLAISAAEVIRKLGIQNVHIRFGDGTKGWPDEAPYDAISVAAGGTSVPNALFDQLAIGGRLVIPLGPVPESQKLLRIRKLAKDRYVEDDLGNVRFVPLLPDTD; encoded by the coding sequence ATGGATCTTAAGTTCCAACGCGAAGCAATGCTCGACCAGCTGAAAGAGCGAGGCGTCGACGATTTGCGAGTGCTCGCCGCAATGCGGACCGTTCCGCGTGAGGCTTTTGTATTGGAGAACTTTCGTGATGATGCGTATCGCGATTCGGCATTGCCGTTGACGCATAAGCAGACGATCTCTCAGCCGTATATCGTAGCGCTCATGGCTCAAGCGTTAGAGCTTAAGCCGACCGATCATGTGCTCGAAATCGGAACTGGTAGCGGGTACGCGGCTGCCGTGCTGGCACAGTTGTCGCGGGAAGTTTATACGGTAGAACGCGTAGGTGATCTGGCGATCTCGGCAGCGGAGGTCATTCGCAAACTTGGCATCCAAAATGTCCACATCCGCTTTGGCGATGGAACCAAGGGCTGGCCAGACGAAGCTCCCTACGACGCGATCAGTGTCGCTGCCGGCGGAACGAGCGTGCCGAACGCTCTATTTGATCAATTGGCGATCGGTGGTCGCTTGGTGATTCCCTTGGGACCAGTGCCAGAATCGCAGAAATTGCTGCGAATTCGGAAATTAGCGAAGGATCGCTACGTTGAGGATGACCTTGGCAACGTGCGGTTTGTTCCCCTTCTTCCCGACACGGACTAG
- a CDS encoding trypsin-like peptidase domain-containing protein, whose product MKAATSLLLLLILTAPLAAADSVLYCFTADWCVYCHQMKPVISRLQQAGYPVQVVDKDQHPQMAQQMGVRGLPYFVMVSGNQIVGQVEGATSYDRLAQLIQVAKPRTPAPQQMPMQAGPQLRPATGIARGQSPQNPAVTQPAVYSQPVGPSPSGGGNVQAQAMQASVKLKVTDPDGHSYGSGTVVHTQGNEALVLTCAHLFRDSNGEGPLEVITYQDSEQGTTVPGRVLVFDLDRDVALVSIRTQSPIKPMSIGSATHPVEVGQPAFSVGCDNGGPRNLYQTRINSLNRYVGHDNVQAAGAPTVGRSGGGLFSADGQLIGVCNAADDEDNEGIYAALPTIHAVLQKAQLAHLFQNQSPTRLASHTQPATESRPTPPRSIPQSPPSNWDRPTPSRSVASSSSTMPSNASVESMQGLNEVEREMLRYLRGQKDGAEVTVVLRSKDNPTAQPAVFTLPSSPSPALIQQASQNTGRPGPIMRGQSR is encoded by the coding sequence ATGAAGGCGGCTACTTCGCTACTGTTACTGCTAATTCTGACGGCCCCATTGGCCGCGGCCGACTCGGTTTTGTATTGCTTCACTGCCGATTGGTGCGTCTACTGCCATCAAATGAAGCCCGTCATTTCGCGTTTGCAGCAAGCGGGCTACCCGGTCCAAGTCGTCGATAAAGACCAGCATCCTCAGATGGCGCAGCAAATGGGCGTGCGCGGGTTGCCATACTTTGTGATGGTTTCAGGGAACCAGATTGTCGGCCAAGTCGAAGGTGCCACATCGTACGATCGCCTAGCACAGTTGATTCAAGTTGCCAAACCTCGCACACCTGCTCCTCAGCAGATGCCGATGCAAGCCGGTCCCCAACTGCGACCTGCGACCGGAATTGCTCGAGGTCAATCACCACAAAACCCAGCCGTAACGCAGCCAGCTGTTTACAGCCAACCCGTCGGTCCGTCGCCTAGCGGTGGTGGAAACGTTCAAGCTCAGGCCATGCAGGCCAGTGTAAAGTTGAAGGTTACCGATCCCGATGGGCACTCGTACGGAAGCGGCACTGTGGTACACACGCAAGGCAACGAAGCCCTGGTCCTGACATGTGCCCACTTGTTTCGCGACTCCAACGGTGAGGGGCCCTTGGAAGTAATCACCTATCAAGATTCCGAACAAGGGACGACGGTCCCGGGGCGCGTTCTCGTTTTCGATCTCGACCGCGACGTGGCTCTGGTTTCCATCCGAACGCAATCGCCGATCAAACCGATGTCGATCGGCTCAGCCACGCATCCGGTTGAAGTCGGTCAGCCAGCTTTCAGCGTTGGGTGCGACAACGGTGGGCCTCGCAACTTGTACCAGACACGCATCAATAGTTTGAATCGCTACGTCGGACACGATAACGTCCAAGCAGCCGGTGCCCCAACCGTCGGCCGCAGCGGTGGCGGACTGTTCTCGGCCGATGGCCAGTTGATTGGTGTCTGTAATGCGGCGGACGACGAAGACAATGAAGGAATCTACGCAGCTTTACCGACGATTCATGCCGTTCTGCAGAAAGCTCAACTCGCGCATTTGTTCCAGAACCAAAGCCCGACGCGTCTGGCATCGCACACGCAGCCAGCCACAGAATCACGACCAACACCCCCACGTTCGATTCCTCAGTCTCCACCCAGCAACTGGGATCGTCCGACTCCTTCTCGATCCGTAGCGAGTAGCTCAAGCACGATGCCTTCCAACGCCTCGGTGGAGAGCATGCAGGGTTTGAACGAAGTTGAGCGCGAGATGCTGCGTTATCTTCGCGGCCAGAAAGATGGGGCGGAAGTTACCGTGGTTTTGCGATCGAAAGACAATCCCACCGCACAACCCGCTGTCTTCACGTTGCCGAGCAGTCCTTCGCCGGCACTCATTCAGCAAGCGTCGCAAAACACCGGGCGGCCTGGTCCGATTATGCGGGGGCAAAGCCGCTAA
- a CDS encoding DUF1549 domain-containing protein, protein MNHEDPIIDPLLEELLGQQQMPDLTARVVQAHQQRQAAKQSPKQNGQAKAPLSIAVSTATQTTSPETPSVESQSTSGVAATDAPTKRSGEFKRRLKRQRFFTAISSLSLSLCLLVMLGGVAYYTYQRFLPGQGIPLAADGNQKPSSGARDHEVKPDVDPQLADHNVPSNEAIVRNGSSVDDLVSPETVASNDAPSSGMSPAVGGMQNGGEIESVDQVAIADKSAPSYVKPRMWDSLRLDDRDVISEIDNAIANAWKSENVKPSPAATDNEFCRRTYLQLLGRIPTVEEIESYAKHRSKDKRTWLVDEILGNEKYKQEFASFWSARFANILVGRAGGMSDDSPIDRSALEGYLATAFEKNKPYNLLVKELITATGTTSPGSESFNPATNFLVSMVDGDAKLATAKTCSTFLGQQLQCAECHNHPTTGWNQDQFWSMNAFFRQTKLAKDRDSGKLAILDRDFVKNQASDAGEVYYEQPNGLVKVAYPQFVDGTKIPASGKVAEVDRRQELAQLIVNSDDFPKATVNRMWQHFFGVGFTQPVDDMGPHNPASHPELLDNLAVHFAESGFDMKRLMRWIVLSEPYALSSRQIDDNLADDPDAGQQLFARYYARQMEAEQLFHSLQMLAKNPGRGSAIIASSDERHTWLGQVNQKMGDDEDSETSTLDGGVTQSLLMMNGGLMRQATDAQAAVLKNVIASNMSPSDKVEHLFLAALSRRPTKKELNAISEILKSRSSEAAALQDIWWALLNSNEFILDH, encoded by the coding sequence ATGAATCACGAAGATCCCATCATCGATCCTCTCTTAGAGGAACTGCTTGGCCAGCAGCAGATGCCGGATCTCACTGCGCGCGTCGTTCAGGCTCACCAGCAACGTCAAGCTGCGAAACAATCGCCTAAGCAGAACGGTCAAGCCAAAGCGCCTCTGTCGATTGCTGTTTCTACGGCAACGCAAACGACTTCGCCTGAGACACCATCAGTTGAATCGCAATCGACAAGTGGTGTCGCAGCGACCGACGCCCCAACGAAGCGATCGGGCGAATTCAAGCGTCGCTTGAAGCGTCAGCGTTTCTTCACCGCGATCAGCTCGCTTTCCCTCAGCTTATGCCTGTTGGTAATGCTGGGTGGCGTGGCCTATTACACCTATCAACGATTTTTGCCAGGGCAAGGCATTCCGCTCGCCGCCGACGGGAATCAAAAACCGTCGAGCGGCGCCCGCGATCATGAAGTCAAGCCGGATGTCGATCCGCAGCTTGCTGACCATAACGTTCCATCGAACGAAGCGATCGTTCGGAACGGATCTTCCGTGGATGACCTTGTTTCGCCTGAGACGGTCGCGTCGAACGATGCGCCATCCAGTGGCATGTCGCCAGCAGTGGGCGGAATGCAGAATGGTGGCGAAATCGAGTCGGTCGATCAAGTCGCTATCGCGGATAAGTCCGCCCCGAGCTACGTGAAGCCCCGCATGTGGGATAGCTTGCGGCTGGACGATCGCGATGTCATCAGCGAGATCGACAACGCGATTGCCAACGCCTGGAAGAGCGAAAACGTAAAACCTTCGCCGGCCGCAACCGATAACGAGTTCTGCCGTCGTACTTACCTGCAACTACTCGGTCGGATTCCAACCGTCGAGGAAATCGAAAGCTATGCCAAGCATCGCAGCAAAGACAAGCGAACTTGGCTGGTCGACGAAATCCTCGGCAACGAGAAGTACAAGCAGGAGTTCGCTTCGTTCTGGAGTGCACGATTCGCCAACATCTTGGTGGGTCGCGCTGGTGGCATGAGCGATGATAGTCCGATCGATCGCTCTGCACTGGAAGGCTACTTGGCCACTGCCTTCGAGAAGAACAAACCGTACAATCTGCTGGTTAAAGAGCTGATCACGGCGACGGGCACTACCAGCCCTGGCAGCGAAAGCTTCAATCCTGCGACGAACTTCCTGGTGAGCATGGTCGATGGCGATGCCAAGCTGGCCACGGCGAAGACCTGTTCGACGTTCCTTGGGCAACAGCTTCAATGTGCTGAGTGTCACAACCATCCAACAACTGGTTGGAATCAGGATCAATTCTGGAGCATGAACGCTTTCTTCCGCCAAACGAAGCTGGCGAAAGATCGTGACTCCGGCAAGTTGGCGATTCTCGATCGCGACTTCGTGAAGAACCAAGCGTCGGACGCGGGCGAGGTTTACTACGAACAGCCCAACGGGCTGGTTAAAGTTGCCTACCCTCAATTCGTCGATGGAACGAAGATCCCAGCTTCGGGTAAAGTCGCCGAAGTCGATCGACGTCAGGAGTTGGCGCAACTGATTGTTAACTCGGATGACTTCCCCAAGGCAACCGTCAATCGAATGTGGCAACACTTCTTTGGCGTGGGCTTCACGCAGCCGGTCGATGACATGGGGCCACACAATCCTGCTTCGCATCCTGAATTACTCGATAACTTGGCTGTTCATTTCGCCGAATCAGGTTTCGACATGAAGCGTCTGATGAGGTGGATCGTTCTGTCCGAACCGTATGCACTTTCGAGTCGCCAAATTGACGATAACCTGGCCGACGACCCTGATGCGGGTCAGCAATTGTTTGCGCGTTACTACGCGCGCCAGATGGAAGCGGAGCAGCTCTTTCATTCGCTACAGATGCTGGCCAAGAATCCTGGGCGTGGTAGTGCGATCATCGCGTCGAGCGACGAGCGTCACACGTGGCTTGGCCAGGTCAACCAGAAGATGGGAGACGATGAAGATAGCGAGACGTCAACGCTCGATGGCGGCGTGACTCAGTCATTGCTGATGATGAACGGTGGGTTGATGCGGCAAGCGACCGATGCTCAAGCGGCCGTATTGAAGAACGTGATCGCCTCGAACATGTCGCCATCTGATAAGGTGGAACACTTGTTCCTGGCCGCCCTCTCGCGTCGCCCGACCAAGAAAGAGTTGAACGCAATCAGCGAGATCCTTAAGTCACGCAGCAGCGAAGCAGCTGCCCTGCAAGATATCTGGTGGGCGCTGCTCAACAGCAACGAGTTCATCCTCGATCATTGA
- a CDS encoding RNA polymerase sigma factor, which produces MKDLSQHESPPIDVAQLVAQHQLTVWRCLRSWGCSPQEAEDLTQETFLKILEKPFEDQGDAATRGYLRTVARHLLIDRRRKEGRQTNIQMVENIDQFWANTDDRKPEELLEMLGECLQGLTDRARLALELRFQDRKSRTEIAEALEIGEHGAKNLMQRAKQQLRDCIELKLKDES; this is translated from the coding sequence ATGAAAGACCTCTCGCAACACGAATCGCCTCCGATTGATGTCGCGCAACTCGTTGCACAACATCAGCTTACGGTATGGCGATGTTTGAGATCTTGGGGGTGTTCCCCTCAAGAGGCAGAGGATCTGACCCAGGAAACCTTTTTAAAGATCCTGGAAAAACCGTTCGAAGACCAAGGAGATGCCGCCACCAGGGGGTATCTGCGAACCGTTGCCCGGCACTTGCTGATCGATCGTCGCCGCAAGGAAGGACGTCAGACCAACATCCAAATGGTCGAGAACATCGACCAGTTTTGGGCGAATACCGACGATCGGAAGCCTGAGGAATTGCTGGAAATGCTCGGCGAGTGCCTGCAGGGTTTGACTGATCGGGCCCGTTTGGCACTGGAACTTCGCTTCCAGGATCGGAAATCACGGACAGAAATTGCCGAGGCCCTCGAGATCGGCGAACATGGAGCAAAGAACTTGATGCAACGTGCAAAGCAGCAGCTTCGCGATTGCATCGAGCTGAAACTGAAAGACGAGTCGTAA